Proteins encoded within one genomic window of Humulus lupulus chromosome 1, drHumLupu1.1, whole genome shotgun sequence:
- the LOC133784283 gene encoding uncharacterized protein LOC133784283, translating into MYPRVKVRAQEDCFSPQIDSKPTTTAQQEKENQNSDSPLLPIARILKAYVLNSTMELNSASKVEKKRPVVKDSKPNLGASSVPRPRAVLSSPDNDGLIGSRNKLLKERSSALKMKMHSKGEEKVGGGVGRIKTIPIEEGLKSKTCSDEGLKSKTCTDQKQKKMKKQGKLQQEQEEEEHVVRTSQKKRILRVGKGK; encoded by the exons a TGTATCCCAGAGTGAAGGTGAGAGCACAAGAAGATTGCTTTTCTCCACAGATTGATAGTAAACCAACCACCACTGCTCAACAAG AAAAAGAGAATCAGAACAGTGATTCGCCATTGCTACCAATCGCCAGGATTTTGAAAGCTTATGTGCTAAACTCGACGATGGAATTGAATTCTGCTTCCaaag tTGAGAAAAAGAGACCTGTTGTGAAGGATTCTAAGCCAAATCTCGGAGCTAGCTCTGTTCCGAGGCCTCGTGCCGTGTTATCTAGCCCTG ATAATGATGGGTTGATTGGAAGTAGAAACAAGTTATTGAAGGAAAGAAGTTCAGCTCTGAAAATGAAAATGCATAGCAAAGGAGAAGAGAAAGTGGGTGGTGGAGTTGGTCGGATTAAGACAATCCCAATTGAGGAGGGACTTAAAAGCAAGACTTGTTCTGATGAGGGACTTAAAAGCAAGACTTGTACTGACCAAAAgcagaagaagatgaaaaagcaAGGAAAGCTTcaacaagaacaagaagaagaagaacatgtGGTGAGAACAAGCCAGAAGAAAAGGATTTTGAGAGTTGGCAAAGGAAAATAA